The Streptomyces sp. HUAS MG91 sequence TCGACTCCCTCAAGCCCGGCCAGCGCGTCGAGTTCGGGGTGGTCGCGGGGCAGCGCGGCGATCAGGCGCTCTCGGTCACCCTTCTCGATCCGACGCCGTCCGTGGCGGCGGCCCAGCGCCGCAAGCCGGATGAGCTGGCGTCGATCGTGCAGGATCTGACGACGCTGCTGGAGAACATCACGCCGATGCTGGAGCGGGGGCGGTACCCCGACAAGGCCGCCGGCAAGAAAATCGCGGGCCTGCTCCGCGCGGTCGCCGACCAACTCGACGTCTGACCTCCGGCCGGACCCGGATCTCCGGGGTCGTCGTCCGCGCGCGAGCCGGTGGCCTCTTCTCGCGCAGTTCCCACCGGGCCCCTGAGGCGTGCGCTTCGCGCAGCCTCTCCTGATGAGATGCCGCACGAAGTGCGCATCTCAGGGGCGCGGGGAACTGCGCGACCAGCCCCCACCGGCCGTCACTTGGTGACGAGACCTTTCAGTCGGTCTGGGTGCGGAGCCAGGACTCGATCGACGGGCCCACGATGCGGGCCGTGGCGGGGGCCAGTTGGACGCCTTCGGACAGTTCCGGGAGCACCGCGGGGACGGTCTCCACAGGACGGCCGTCGCCGCGCGCCGCCAGCAACCGAGCCGTCAGCTCCGGCAACCGGACCGTCTCCGGCCCGGACAGCTCCACGACCTCCGGTGCCTCGTCGGCGACGACCAGCTCGACCACGACATCGGCGACGGCATCGGCGGCGACCGGCTGGATCAGCCAGTCCCCGACGGCCACCGAGGAATCGCCGAAGGCCACCGCGGCCGGGTTGGTCGCGAACTCGTGCCACTGCGTCGTCTTCACGACCGTCCCGCGCAACCCGCTCTCGGCCACCGCCTTCTCCTGCGCGCGCTTGGCGACGTAGTACGGGTTCACGTCGAACACCGGGTTCTCGATGTTGCAGATGGAGACCAGCAGGAACCGCCCGACGCCCAGGTCGCGTGCGGTGTCGAGCAGCAGCCGGGTGGCCCCGGCGACGGTCTCGACGACATCGGCGGCCGGGTCGGACGGGAACGCGTTCGCCGCGTCGATCACCGCGTCCGCCCCGGTCAGCGCCTCCTTCAGCCCGGCCCCGGTGTGCAGGTCGACCCCGGCGGCGCGGGAGACCGGCACCACGGTGTGACCGGCCGCCGTGAGCCGGGCGGTGATCTTCGTGCCGACCGTTCCGGTGGCTCCCGCGACGGCGATTCTGCTCATGGTCCGCACCCTCTTCTGTGACGTCCGCTCGGTACGTCATCGAATCTACGGTGCGAAAAGACCCGCCGAGTGGTGCATTGAGCCGCCGGAAATCCGGGTCAATTACGGGAACGCGAGCGCGTCCGGGGCGAGCGCGGGGACCAGGCCCTCGGCGGCGGCCCGGGTGAGCAGCCCGCGGATCGCCGCGTAGCCGTCGTCGCCGAGGTCGGCGGTGAACTCGTTGACGTACAGCCCGATGTGCTGGTCGGCGACGGCCGGGTCCATCTCCTGGGCGTGCTCCATGACGTACGCCCGCGAGGCCTCGGGGGCGTCCCAGGCCATCCGGACCGAGGTGCGCACGGCGTCCGCGTACCCGCGCAGCTTCTCGGCGCCGAGGTCGCGCCGCGCGATGATCGCGCCGAGCGGGATCGGCAGGCCGGTCGTGGCCTCCCAGTGCTCGCCCATGTCCGCCAGCTTGTGCAGGCCGTAGTTCTGGTACGTGAAGCGGGCCTCGTGGATGACGAGCCCGGCGTCGATCTTCCCGTCGCGCACGGCGGGCATGATCTCGTGGAACGGCATCACGACGATCTCGCCGACCCCGCCGCCGGGCACCGTGTCGGCCGCCCACAGCCGGAAGAGCAGATACGCGGTCGAGGTCTCGCTCGGCACCGCGACGCGCTTGTCGGAGAGGTCGACGTCCGCCTCGCGGGTGAGGACCAGCGGCCCGCAGCCGCGGCCGAGGGCGCCGCCGCAGGGCAGCAGCGCGTAGTCGTCGAGGACGTAGGGCAGGACCGCGTAGGACACCTTCAGGAGGTCGAAGGCGGGGTCGCGGCGCTCGGCGACGCCGTTGGTGATGTCGATGTCCGCGAAGGTCACGTCCAGCGCGGGGGCGCCGGGGACGCGGCCGTGGGCCCAGGCGTCGAAGACGAAGGTGTCGTTCGGGCAGGGCGAGAAGGCGATGCGCGTGCTGTCAGTCATGTGTTCTTCCAACTCTCCAATACGGGCGCCGCCTTCCCGAACGCGTCGGTGAGCGCGGCGAGCGCGTCACCGATGCGCCAGGCGGCGCGGTCGCGGGGCCCGACGGCGTTGGAGACGGTACGTATCTCGGCCACGGGCACGCCGTGCGCGGCGGCGGCCTCGGCGACGCCGAAACCCTCCATCGCCTCGGCGACGGCGCCGGGGTGCCGCTGGGCCAGCAGGGCGGCGCGGTCGGCGGTGCCGGTCACGGTGGAGACGGTGAGCACGGTGCCGACGGTCGCCCCGGTGCGGGCGGCGATGTCTCGTACGAGGGAAGCCGGCGGACGGTGGGTGACGGTGCCGAAACCGAGTTCGGTGACCGGTACGAAGCCCTCGGGGGTCTCGGCGCCGAGGTCGGCGGCGGTGATCGCGTCGGCGATCAGGACCGCGCCGGGCGGGGCGGTGAAGCCGCCGCCGATGCCGGCCGACACGACCAGCGTGTACGGGTGGCCGGCGAGGGCGGCCTTCGTCAGGGCGGTGGCGGTGCCGGCCGCCGCGGCCGCCGGGCCCACGCCGACCGCCACGACGTCGATCGCCGGCCCGCTGTCGTGCAGGCCTCGCGCCACCGCGTCCCGTTCCGCCGGGACCGCGGTGGCTACGAGGATGCGCGCGGTGTCCGTCAGGAGTCCTTCTCGAGCTTGAACGACCACAGGCCGTACGCCTTGGAGTTGCCGCCCTCCAGGATCGTGACCGTGGTGGCCGCGCCGGTGGCGCCGTACTGCTGGTTGAAGAACACGCTGCCGGGGACGGTGCGGTAGGTCTTCTTGCTGGAGTCGGTCAGGGGCTGACCGTTCATCAGGAGCGTCCAGCCCTTGTCCGCGATCTCGGGGTCGACGCCGAAGCGGACCGTCGCGTCGGGGTCGACCTTGATCGTCTTGGCGTCCTTGTCCTTCAGGCAGCCCTGGAGGGAGGAGGCCTTGAGCGACTTGCCGTCGTTGTAGCAGGTGGCCTCGGAGTTCACCGTGCTGCGGTCCACCGTGACGGTGGCCAGCGGGGTCGGCTTGTCGCAGGCGGAGAGGACGAGCAGTCCGGCGCCTACGGCACCGACGGCGGCCAGGGCGCGGCGGTGGCGCGCGGCGAAACGCTGGGAGGTCATGGCGGAAGGCTATCTGGCGGGTTCGCTGCCGCTCTGGGTGGGGCGTGTGTCGGCGTGGCCGGGGCCGGTGTGGGGTTCCCCGCGCCTTTTGTCGGGTTGTCGTTCGGCTGACGGCCGGTGGGGGCTTCTCGCGCAGTTCCCCGCGCCCCTAAGAGGCCCTAGGCCACCCGGGGGTGGGGGTGGCGGGCCGAGGTGAGGAGGCCTCGGACGGTGGTGAGCCAGCCGAGAGCCACGATCGCGGCGGCCACCGAGAGCCCCAGCGCCCCCACCAACGGCAGCGCGATACCGATGGCCCCGCCCAAGACCCAGGCCACCTGCAACAACGTCTCGGACCGGGCGAAGGCGGACGTGCGCACCGCCTCCGGCACATCCCGCTGGATCGTCGCGTCCAGCGACAGCTTCGACAGGGCCTGCGCGAACCCGGCCACGGCCGCCAGACACGCCGTCATCACGGCCCCGAAGAAGACCGCGGACAGGACCGCGACCCCCAGCACCACGGCCACCACGGTCACGATGATGATCTCGGGCGCCCGCGCCTTGAGCCAGGCCCCGACGGCCGTCCCCAGCGCGTTCCCGGCCCCCGCCGCGACCCCCACGATCCCCAGGGACACAGCCGCGCTCTGCCCGGTCATCGGATGCTCGCGCAGCAGGAACGCGAGGAAGAAGATCAGAAAGCCGGAGAGGCACTTCAGCGAGGCGTTCGCGGCGAGGGCATGGGTGACGGCGGGCCCGACCGTGCGCAGCCCGGGCCTGCGCTGCCGTTTCCCGGGCCCGTGCAGATGCTCCTCGTCGGCGGCGAGCAGCGCCCGGCTCTCGCCCTTCGCCGAGTCGACCTTGCGCGGCATCGAGAACGACAGGAACATCCCGGAGACGTACAGCGCGAACGCCCCGAACAGCGGCCAGCGCGGCCCGATCGCCTGCAACCCGGCCCCGATCGGCGCCGCCACGCCGGTGGCGAGCAGCCCGGCGAGCGTGACCCGCGAATTGGCCTTGACCAGGGAGAACCGGGGCGGCAGCAGCCGCGGCACGACCGCCGAGCGCACCACGCCGTACGCCTTCGAGGCGACCAGCACGCCCAGCGCGGCCGGATACAGCTGGAGGTTTCCGCCCACCACGGCGCTGGACAGGACCAGGGCGAGCAGCGCCCGCGCCAGCATCGACCCGGCCATCGCGGCGCGCCGCCCGTGCGGCAGCCGGTCCAGCAGCGGCCCGATCACGGGGGCCAGGAGGGTGAACGGCGCCATGGTGATCGCCAGGTACAGGGCCACCCGGCCGCGCGCCTCGTCCGTCGGCACCGAGAAGAACACCGTCGACGCGAGCGCGACCGTGATCATGACGTCGCCCGCGCCGTTCACCGCATGGAGTTCGATGAGTTTTCCGAGGCCCGACTCGCCCGCGCCGTGGGCGTGCGTCGCCTTCCGGATGCCGCGCGCGGTGCCCGTGAACGGCAGTCTCAGGGCACGGCCGACCTTGCGTACGGCCCCGTGCACCGGGCCCGCATCGCTGTACTCGTACCGTGTCGCACCGGACGACGACCTTGCGGCAGCCACCCAGTCATAGTGCCCCTTGAACGGGCGTACTAGTGCCGATATGCGCATGCGGGTCTGCTTCCGTATCGGGCGCGGCTCGTACGTCGGTGTGGGCGCAGGGCGTGGAAGGAGGTAGCGTGCGTAGCGCGCCCGCGGCGGTTGTTCTCGGCCGCGCGCCTCTCGGCCATCCCGCAGAATGGATGGCGTAGGTGCGCCCGGAACGTCGGGCGCGGACGTCGACGCGGCCCTCCGGTCCGCTCCGTCCGCGCTCCCGCACACAGGATGGCGCACTCGAGAGACGGCGTAGGAGAGAAGCGATACCTGTGAGCGCAGCGACAACGCGAAGCCGCACCCCCGACCGTCTGTGCGCCGAGGCGGTCGACATCGCCCGGGCTGCCGCCGATGAGGCCGCGGCCCCGGGAGTGGTCGGCGAGCACGTCGAGACGGTCGTCGAGGGCGACCGCGTCGTCACGCATCTCTTCGAGTGCAAGGACTTCGGCTACCGGGGCTGGCGCTGGGCCGTCACGGTCGCCCGCGCCTCCCGCGCCAAGTACGTCACCCTCGACGAGGTCGTCCTGCTGCCGGGCCCCGACGCCCTCCTCGCGCCCGAGTGGGTGCCGTGGAGCGAGCGGCTGCGCCCCGGGGACCTCGGTCCCGGCGATCTGCTGCCCACCGAGTCCGACGACCTGCGGCTGGAGCCCGGTTTCTCCGGCGAGGACGGGCCCGCGCCGAACTCGCCCGTCTCCGACGACATGGCCGAGCTGGTCGAGGCCGAGGACGCCGAGCTGACCGACGGGCCGGTCTCCGAGCTGCCGGTGGTGCCGTCCCGCGGGTCGATCGCCTCGGTCGCCGAGGAGCTGGGCATGCGGCGGGCCCGGGTCCTGTCGCGGTACGGGCTGCATGTCGCGGCCGACCGCTGGGAAGAGGGCTTCGGCGCCAAGACCCCGATGGCGCAGGCCGCGCCGGCGACCTGTGTCTCATGCGGGTTCCTGTGCCCGATCGGGGGGTCGCTCGGGCAGGCGTTCGGAGTCTGCGCCAATGAGTTCTCGCCCGCCGACGGGCGGGTCGTGTCGTTGTCGTACGGGTGCGGGGGGCATTCCGAGGCGGCCGTCATGCCGAAGCCGCCGCGGCCTGCCGAGCCGGTGATCGACGAGACCGTGGTGGATGTCCTTCCGCTGCGGCCGGAGCCCGACGCGGGCTCGGTCGGCGCCGTCGCCGAGGGCGCCGACGACTTGGGGCACTCTTAGCGCCGTTGTCGTCCGCGGCCCGGTGGGGCTTCTCGCGCAGTTCCCCGCGCCCCTGAGACGAGCTCCGCTCGTCCAGGGGAGGCTGCGCGCAGCGCATGCCTCAGGGGCGCGGGGAACTGCGCGACCAGCCCCCACCGGGCCCGCGCCCGCAAACGCTCCGCGATAACGTTCGGGCCGATCGTTCCAGCCGGCCAGAGGAGTGCACCCGTGAGCGTCAGCGAACCCGCGCCGGAGCCGTTCGGCACCGCCAGACTGCGGCGGGGCGTGCTGGACGCCTGGGCGGCCGGCGCCGCCCGGTTCCGGGAGGACGCCAACGCCGAGGAAGACCTCGCGCTCGGCGGCTACCGCGACCGCCTGGTCGTCGAACTCGCCCAGAACGCCGCCGACGCCGCCGCCCGAGCGGGAGCGCGGGGCCGCCTCGCGCTCACCCTGAAGGACGGCGTCCTCGCCGCCGCGAACACCGGCGCCCCCCTCGACGCGGCCGGCGTCGAGTCCCTGTCCACCCTGCGCGCCTCGGCGAAGCGGGACGACGCCGAGACCGCCACCGGCCGGTTCGGCGTCGGCTTCGCGGCCGTGCTCGCCGTCTCCGACGAACCCGCCGTCCTGGGCCGCACCGGCGGCGTCCGCTGGTCCCTGGCCGAAGCCCGGGACGCCGCCGCCGAAGCCGCCCTGACCAGCCCCGCGCTCGGCGACGAACTGCGCCGCCGCGACGGCCACGTCCCGCTGCTCAGGCTGCCGTTCCCGGCCGAGGGCCAGGCCCCCGACCCGTACGACACCGTCGTGGTGCTGCCGCTGCGCGACGCCGCCGCCGAGGCCCTCGCCGCCCGGCTGCTCGACGAGATCGACGACACGCTGCTGCTGGCCCTGCCGGGGCTCGCCGAGGTCACCGTCACCACCGACGCCGGCACCCGCACCCTGCGCCGCACCGCGCCGGACGCCACCACCCCGTACACCGTCATCACCGACGACGCCCGGGAGCCCGCCGCCCTGCGCTGGCGCACCGTCGGCCACCAGGGCCCGCTGGACGCCGTCCTGCTCGCCGACCGGCCCGTCGAGGAACGCCTCCGCCCGCACTGGTCCGTCACCTGGGCCGTGCCCGTCGACGACGACGGCGCCCCGCGACGGCCCGTCAGCGCCCCCGTGCTGCACGCCCCGACGCCCAGCGACGAGCCGCTGGGCGTGCCCGCGCTGCTCATCGCCTCGTTCCCGCTGGACACCACCCGGCGGCACGTCGCGCCCGGCCCGCTCACCGACCACCTCGTGCAGCGCGCCGCCGACGCCTACGCCGAACTCCTCGAAACCTGGCGCCCGGTGGGCCCCGGCATCCTCGACCTGGTCCCCGGCCCGCTCGGCAGGAGCGAACTGGACGGCGCCCTGCGCGCCGCCATCCTGGAACGCCTGCCCCGCACCCCCTTCCTGCCGCCCGTCCTCGCACCCGACGACGACGAGGACCGTCCCGAGGCCCTCAAGCCCCGGGACGCCGAGGTCGTCGAAGGGGCCGGCGCCGACACCGTGCGGGTCCTCGCCGACGTGCTGCCGAGCCTGCTGCCCGCCGGCCTCGAACGCCGTACCGAGCTGCGCACCCTCGGCGTCGCCCGGCTGCCGCTCACCGAGGCCGTCGACCGGCTCGCGGGCCTGGAGAAGGAGCCCGGCTGGTGGCGGCGGCTCTACGAGTCCCTGGCCGGCGTCGACCCCGACCGGCTCACCGGCCTGCCCGTGCCGCTCGCCGGGGGCCGCACCACCATCGGCCCGCGCCAGGTGCTGCTGCCCACCACCGAGGCCGCCGCCGTCCCCGGCGACGCGCTGGCCCGGCTCGGCCTGAAGGTCGCCCACCCGGACGCCGCCCACCCGCTCCTGGAGAAGCTGGGCGCCCTGCCCGCCACACCCCGCGCGGTCCTCACCACCCCGCAGGTCCGCGCGGCCGTCGCCGCCTCCCTCGACGACGAACCCGCCTGGGACGACGAAGGCGCCCTCGGCGCCGACGAGCTGGCGGACGTCGTGCTCACCCTGGTCCGCGACGCCCACCTCGACACCGGCGACGAACCCTGGCTCGGTGCCCTCGCCCTGCCCGACGAGGACGGCGAACTCGCCCCCGCCGCCGAACTCGTCCTCCCCGGCAGCCCGCTCGCCGGGGTCCTCCGTGAGGGTGAACTCCCGTATGTGGACGACGAATTCGCCGAGCGGTGGGGCGAGGGCCCGCTCGCCGCGTGCGGGGTGCTCGCCACGTTCGCCCTCGTCCGCGCCGGTGACGTCGTCCTCGACCCCGACGAACTCGACCCGCGGGACTCCGACTACCCCGAACCGGACGACCCGGGGCTGCTCGATGCCGTCGACGTGTGGTGCGAGGACGCGCTCGACCGGCTGCCCGACACGCCCGTACCGCCGGTCGCCACCGAACTCGTCGCCGTACGGGACCTGGACCTCGTCGACGAGGACCGCTGGCCGCAGGCGCTCGCGCTGCTCGCCCGGCCGCCCCTGCGCGACGCCCTCACCCAGCCCGTCCGCGTGCTGCTGCCCGACGGCACCCACGAACTCGTCCGCCCGTACACGGCCTGGTGGCTGCGCGGCAATCCGGTGCTCGACGGCCGCCGCCCCGCCGGACTGCGCGCGGCGGGCGGCGACCCGCTGCTCGACGGGCTCTACGAGGACGTCGACGCCGCCGGTTTCGAGGACGAGCAGGTGCTGCGCGCCCTCGGAGTGCGCACCTCCGTCGCCGCCCTCCTCGACGAACCCGGCGGCGCCGCCGAACTCCTCGACCGGCTCGCCGACCCGGACCGCCCGGTCGGGCCCGCCCAACTGCACGCCATCTACGGTCTGCTGGCCGACCTCGACCCCGAACAGGTGACGCTGCCGGACGAGTTGCGGGCCGTGCGGGACGGCGAGGTCGTCGTGGCCGACGCCGCCGACGCGCTGGTCGCCGACGCCCCCGACCTGATCCCGCTGGCCGGCGGGCTGCCGCTGCTGCCGGTCGCCCCGGCCCGTGCGGCCGAACTCGCCGAGCTGTTCCAGGTGCGGCGCCTCAGCGAGGCCGTCGCCGCCGAGCCGACCGGCACCGACCCCACCGAGCACCCCGTGCCCGACTCCGTCCGCACGCTGCTGGGGGCGGCGACCCCGGCCACGTATCTGGAGTACGAGGAGCTGTACGTCGGCGGGGCCGAGGCCGACTGGCGGCGCACCGCGGACGGCACCGTGCACGCCGCGACCCTGGAGGGGGTCGCCGCCGGGCTCGCCTGGGCGGCGGGGCAGTGGCCGCGCCGGTTCGAGGTGGCCGCGCTCCTGGAGGACCCGTCCCGGACCGGCGAGTTGGCGCGGGACCGCTGGTTCGACTGAGCCCGCACTCCGCTGAGACGTAGATCACTTCCGGTATGGGGGATTCCGTACAACCTGTCGCCTGTGCCACCGGTCTATTTCGCGAGTCAACAGACTCCTAGACCTCTTGGGACCCGCGTGATGGCATCCGCACCGCGGGTCCCCTTCTCCACTGTGGGGAACACATGCGCATTCGTGCCACCGCGGCCGCCGTGACGGTCTCCGGCGCCCTTGCCCTCACCGCGTTCGCCGTCCCGGCGCAGGCGGACGGCGACTCGGCCCGCTCGGCCTTCGCCCAGGCCAAGGCCGAGCTGAAGGCCGGTCACGCCACCGCCTTCTCCGCGCGGTCCGCCGCCGGCGACGACGACCAGTACGGCGACACGGCCATCTCGAAGATCGTCATCAACGGCGGCAAGGACGTCGTCCTCGGCACCACCAAGGCGACCACGGTCAAGGTGACCTTCCAGGCCACGGATGACTCGGGCATCGACGCCAAGTCCCCCTTCGGCGTGCTCTACCACGGGGCCGACGTCGCCTCGTCGGACGCGGGCACCGTCTCGAACGAGGACGGGGAGACGACCACGTCCTGCAAGACCGTGAACGCGACCACGTCGAACTGCACTCTCACCTTCCCGCTCGACCCGCAGTTCGACCTGCGCAACTTCGCGGCCGGCAAGTGGAAGGCCGCCATTCTGGTGGTCGGCAAGGACGGTGACTTCTCGGCCCCCGAGAACGCCAAGACGTTCAGCGTGAAGCGCTACGCCAAGCTGAGCACCAACGCCACCCCCGAGCCCATTGCCAAGGGCAAGACCCTCACCGTCAAGGGCGCCCTGACCCGTGCGAACTGGGACACCAGCAAGTACGCGGGCTACACCAAGCAGAAGGTCACCCTGCAGTTCCGCAAGAAGACCTCCAGCAACTACACCACCCTGAAGACGGTCACCTCGGACACCAAGGGCAACCTGAGCACCACGGTGAAGGCGTCCGCCGACGGCTACTTCCGCTACAAGTTCGCGGGTACGTCCACGACCCCGGCCGTGACGTCCACCAGCGACTTCGTCGACGTCCGCTGAATCTCCCGCTGATCAGCCGCTAGACGGGGAAGCGGCGGCCGACCCACCTCCACAGGAGTTCGAGGACGGCCGCCGCCACCACCGAGACACCCACCGCGGTCCACGGCATCACGTCGCCGACGAGCTTCAGGGCGAAGAAGTCCTGGAGCCACGGCACGACCAGGACCAGCAGGAAGCCCAGGCCCATCGCCGCCACCAGGCAGATCCGCCACCAGGTGTAGGGGCGGGCGATGATGGCCAGCACCCACATCGAGATCAGGAACAGCGTCAGCGTCGCGGCGCTGGTCTCGGCGTTCAGCGCGTCGGAGCCCGTGTAGTAGTGCCGGGCCACCATGTACATCACGAACGTCGCGACGGCGGCGACGACACCGCCCGGGATCGCGTACCGCATCACGCGTTTCACGAAGTGCGGCTTGGCCCGTTCCTTGTTGGGCGCGAGCGCGAGGAAGAACGCGGGGACGCCGATGGTCAGCGTCGACAGCAGCGTCAGGTGCCGGGGCAGGAACGGGTACTCGACCTGGAAGCAGACCACCAGCAGCGCGAGCAGCACCGAGTAGACCGTCTTGACCAGGAACAGCGTCGCCACCCGCGTGATGTTGCCGATGACCCGGCGGCCCTCGGCGACCACCGAGGGCAGCGTCGCGAAGCTGTTGTCGAGCAGCACGATCTGCGCGACCGCCCGGGTGGCCTCGGAGCCCGAGCCCATCGAGACGCCGATGTCGGCGTCCTTGAGGGCCAGCACGTCGTTCACGCCGTCGCCCGTCATCGCGACCGTGTGCCCGTGCGACTGGAGCGCCGCGACCATGTCCCGCTTCTGCTGCGGGGTGACCCGGCCGAACACCGTGCCCTCGTCGAGCGCGTCCGCCATCTCGCTCTGCTCGGTCGGCAGGGTACGGGCGTCGACCGTGTTCTCGGCGCCGGGCAGGTCCAGCTTGGCGGCGACGGCGCCGACCGACACCG is a genomic window containing:
- a CDS encoding cold-shock protein, translated to MPTGKVKWFNSEKGFGFLSRDDGGDVFVHSSVLPAGVDSLKPGQRVEFGVVAGQRGDQALSVTLLDPTPSVAAAQRRKPDELASIVQDLTTLLENITPMLERGRYPDKAAGKKIAGLLRAVADQLDV
- a CDS encoding NAD(P)H-binding protein; its protein translation is MSRIAVAGATGTVGTKITARLTAAGHTVVPVSRAAGVDLHTGAGLKEALTGADAVIDAANAFPSDPAADVVETVAGATRLLLDTARDLGVGRFLLVSICNIENPVFDVNPYYVAKRAQEKAVAESGLRGTVVKTTQWHEFATNPAAVAFGDSSVAVGDWLIQPVAADAVADVVVELVVADEAPEVVELSGPETVRLPELTARLLAARGDGRPVETVPAVLPELSEGVQLAPATARIVGPSIESWLRTQTD
- a CDS encoding 1,4-dihydroxy-6-naphthoate synthase, translating into MTDSTRIAFSPCPNDTFVFDAWAHGRVPGAPALDVTFADIDITNGVAERRDPAFDLLKVSYAVLPYVLDDYALLPCGGALGRGCGPLVLTREADVDLSDKRVAVPSETSTAYLLFRLWAADTVPGGGVGEIVVMPFHEIMPAVRDGKIDAGLVIHEARFTYQNYGLHKLADMGEHWEATTGLPIPLGAIIARRDLGAEKLRGYADAVRTSVRMAWDAPEASRAYVMEHAQEMDPAVADQHIGLYVNEFTADLGDDGYAAIRGLLTRAAAEGLVPALAPDALAFP
- a CDS encoding futalosine hydrolase; this translates as MVVQAREGLLTDTARILVATAVPAERDAVARGLHDSGPAIDVVAVGVGPAAAAAGTATALTKAALAGHPYTLVVSAGIGGGFTAPPGAVLIADAITAADLGAETPEGFVPVTELGFGTVTHRPPASLVRDIAARTGATVGTVLTVSTVTGTADRAALLAQRHPGAVAEAMEGFGVAEAAAAHGVPVAEIRTVSNAVGPRDRAAWRIGDALAALTDAFGKAAPVLESWKNT
- a CDS encoding DUF2771 domain-containing protein encodes the protein MTSQRFAARHRRALAAVGAVGAGLLVLSACDKPTPLATVTVDRSTVNSEATCYNDGKSLKASSLQGCLKDKDAKTIKVDPDATVRFGVDPEIADKGWTLLMNGQPLTDSSKKTYRTVPGSVFFNQQYGATGAATTVTILEGGNSKAYGLWSFKLEKDS
- a CDS encoding MFS transporter, yielding MHGAVRKVGRALRLPFTGTARGIRKATHAHGAGESGLGKLIELHAVNGAGDVMITVALASTVFFSVPTDEARGRVALYLAITMAPFTLLAPVIGPLLDRLPHGRRAAMAGSMLARALLALVLSSAVVGGNLQLYPAALGVLVASKAYGVVRSAVVPRLLPPRFSLVKANSRVTLAGLLATGVAAPIGAGLQAIGPRWPLFGAFALYVSGMFLSFSMPRKVDSAKGESRALLAADEEHLHGPGKRQRRPGLRTVGPAVTHALAANASLKCLSGFLIFFLAFLLREHPMTGQSAAVSLGIVGVAAGAGNALGTAVGAWLKARAPEIIIVTVVAVVLGVAVLSAVFFGAVMTACLAAVAGFAQALSKLSLDATIQRDVPEAVRTSAFARSETLLQVAWVLGGAIGIALPLVGALGLSVAAAIVALGWLTTVRGLLTSARHPHPRVA
- a CDS encoding DUF3027 domain-containing protein — its product is MSAATTRSRTPDRLCAEAVDIARAAADEAAAPGVVGEHVETVVEGDRVVTHLFECKDFGYRGWRWAVTVARASRAKYVTLDEVVLLPGPDALLAPEWVPWSERLRPGDLGPGDLLPTESDDLRLEPGFSGEDGPAPNSPVSDDMAELVEAEDAELTDGPVSELPVVPSRGSIASVAEELGMRRARVLSRYGLHVAADRWEEGFGAKTPMAQAAPATCVSCGFLCPIGGSLGQAFGVCANEFSPADGRVVSLSYGCGGHSEAAVMPKPPRPAEPVIDETVVDVLPLRPEPDAGSVGAVAEGADDLGHS
- a CDS encoding molecular chaperone Hsp90, translated to MSVSEPAPEPFGTARLRRGVLDAWAAGAARFREDANAEEDLALGGYRDRLVVELAQNAADAAARAGARGRLALTLKDGVLAAANTGAPLDAAGVESLSTLRASAKRDDAETATGRFGVGFAAVLAVSDEPAVLGRTGGVRWSLAEARDAAAEAALTSPALGDELRRRDGHVPLLRLPFPAEGQAPDPYDTVVVLPLRDAAAEALAARLLDEIDDTLLLALPGLAEVTVTTDAGTRTLRRTAPDATTPYTVITDDAREPAALRWRTVGHQGPLDAVLLADRPVEERLRPHWSVTWAVPVDDDGAPRRPVSAPVLHAPTPSDEPLGVPALLIASFPLDTTRRHVAPGPLTDHLVQRAADAYAELLETWRPVGPGILDLVPGPLGRSELDGALRAAILERLPRTPFLPPVLAPDDDEDRPEALKPRDAEVVEGAGADTVRVLADVLPSLLPAGLERRTELRTLGVARLPLTEAVDRLAGLEKEPGWWRRLYESLAGVDPDRLTGLPVPLAGGRTTIGPRQVLLPTTEAAAVPGDALARLGLKVAHPDAAHPLLEKLGALPATPRAVLTTPQVRAAVAASLDDEPAWDDEGALGADELADVVLTLVRDAHLDTGDEPWLGALALPDEDGELAPAAELVLPGSPLAGVLREGELPYVDDEFAERWGEGPLAACGVLATFALVRAGDVVLDPDELDPRDSDYPEPDDPGLLDAVDVWCEDALDRLPDTPVPPVATELVAVRDLDLVDEDRWPQALALLARPPLRDALTQPVRVLLPDGTHELVRPYTAWWLRGNPVLDGRRPAGLRAAGGDPLLDGLYEDVDAAGFEDEQVLRALGVRTSVAALLDEPGGAAELLDRLADPDRPVGPAQLHAIYGLLADLDPEQVTLPDELRAVRDGEVVVADAADALVADAPDLIPLAGGLPLLPVAPARAAELAELFQVRRLSEAVAAEPTGTDPTEHPVPDSVRTLLGAATPATYLEYEELYVGGAEADWRRTADGTVHAATLEGVAAGLAWAAGQWPRRFEVAALLEDPSRTGELARDRWFD
- a CDS encoding calcium-binding protein, coding for MRIRATAAAVTVSGALALTAFAVPAQADGDSARSAFAQAKAELKAGHATAFSARSAAGDDDQYGDTAISKIVINGGKDVVLGTTKATTVKVTFQATDDSGIDAKSPFGVLYHGADVASSDAGTVSNEDGETTTSCKTVNATTSNCTLTFPLDPQFDLRNFAAGKWKAAILVVGKDGDFSAPENAKTFSVKRYAKLSTNATPEPIAKGKTLTVKGALTRANWDTSKYAGYTKQKVTLQFRKKTSSNYTTLKTVTSDTKGNLSTTVKASADGYFRYKFAGTSTTPAVTSTSDFVDVR